One Anolis carolinensis isolate JA03-04 chromosome 4, rAnoCar3.1.pri, whole genome shotgun sequence DNA window includes the following coding sequences:
- the puf60 gene encoding poly(U)-binding-splicing factor PUF60 isoform X1: MAAVATTTAAAPAIPLSTETVKVENGQSTAAKLGLPPLTPEQQEALQKAKKYAMEQSIKSVLVKQTIAHQQQQLTNLQMAAVTMGFGDPLSPLQSMAAQRQRALAIMCRVYVGSIYYELGEDTIRQAFAPFGPIKSIDMSWDSVTMKHKGFAFVEYEVPEAAQLALEQMNSVMLGGRNIKVGRPSNIGQAQPIIDQLAEEARAFNRIYVASVHQDLSDDDIKSVFEAFGKIKSCTLARDPTTGKHKGYGFIEYEKAQSSQDAVSSMNLFDLGGQYLRVGKAVTPPMPLLTPATPGGLPPAAAVAAAAATAKITAQEAVAGVTGAAVLSTLTTPGLVTPALTLAQPLGALPQAVMAAQAPGVITGVTPARPPLPVTIPQVGVVNPILASPPALGLLEAKKEKEEEEVFQDSERPEMLSEQEHMSISGSSARHMVMQKLLRKQESTVMVLRNMVDPKDIDDDLEGEVTEECGKFGAVNRVIIYQEKQGEEEDAEIIVKIFVEFSMASETHKAIQALNGRWFAGRKVVAEVYDQERFDNSDLSA, from the exons ATGGCGGCGGTGGCGACGACGACGGCGGCGGCCCCAGCGATCCCCCTG AGCACAGAGACGGTCAAGGTTGAAAATGGACAGAGCACGGCAGCCAAGTTGGGCCTCCCTCCCCTCACCCCCGAGCAGCAAGAGGCTCTCCAGAAG GCCAAGAAGTACGCGATGGAGCAGAGCATCAAGAGCGTCCTGGTCAAGCAGACCATCGcccaccagcagcagcagctcacCAACCTGCAG ATGGCAGCAGTGACAATGGGCTTTGGAGATCCTCTCTCACCTTTACAATCG ATGGCGGCCCAGAGGCAGCGGGCCCTGGCCATCATGTGCCGGGTCTACGTGGGGTCCATCTACTACGAACTGGGGGAGGACACCATCCGGCAGGCCTTTGCCCCCTTCGGCCCCATCAAGAGCATCGACATGTCCTGGGACTCCGTCACCATGAAGCACAAG GGCTTTGCCTTTGTGGAATACGAGGTGCCGGAAGCGGCCCAGTTGGCCCTGGAGCAGATGAACTCGGTCATGCTGGGCGGACGGAACATCAAG GTGGGGCGGCCCAGCAACATTGGCCAGGCGCAGCCCATCATCGACCAGCTGGCGGAGGAGGCCCGGGCCTTCAACCGCATCTACGTGGCCTCCGTCCACCAGGACCTCTCGGACGACGACATCAAGAGCGTCTTTGAGGCCTTTGGGAAGATCAAGTCCTGCACGCTGGCCAGGGACCCCACCACGGGGAAGCACAAGGGCTACGGCTTCATTG AGTACGAGAAGGCCCAGTCGTCCCAGGACGCCGTCTCCTCCATGAACCTCTTTGACCTGGGCGGCCAGTACCTGCGGGTGGGCAAAGCGGTGACGCCCCCCATGCCGCTCCTGACGCCCGCCACCCCCGGGGGCCTCCCCCCGGCAGCAGCAGTGGCAGCCGCAGCAGCAACGGCCAAGATCACCGCTCAG GAAGCAGTGGCCGGCGTGACGGGTGCCGCTGTTCTGAGCACACTGACCACTCCAGGGCTGGTGACGCCGGCCCTGACCCTGGCGCAGCCCTTGGGGGCCTTGCCACAGGCCGTGATGGCCGCCCAGGCGCCAGGAGTCATCACAG GCGTGACCCCGGCCCGCCCGCCCCTCCCGGTGACCATCCCCCAGGTGGGGGTGGTGAACCCCATCCTGGCCAGCCCCCCGGCCCTGGGCCTGCTGGAGgccaagaaggagaaggaggaggaggaggtcttCCAGGACTCGGAGCGGCCGGAGATGCTGAGCGAGCAGGAGCACATGAGCATCTCGGGGAGCAGCGCCCGGCACATGGTCATGCAGAAGCTCCTCCGGAAGCAGGAG TCGACGGTGATGGTGCTGCGCAACATGGTGGACCCCAAGGACATCGACGACGACCTGGAGGGAGAGGTGACGGAGGAGTGCGGCAAGTTCGGGGCCGTCAACCGGGTCATCATCTACCAGGAGAAGCAGGGCGAGGAGGAGGACGCCGAGATCATCGTCAAGATCTTCGTGGAGTTCTCCATGGCCTCAGAGACTCACAAGGCCATCCAGGCCCTGAACGGCCGCTGGTTCGCCGGGAGGAAGGTGGTGGCCGAGGTCTACGACCAGGAACGCTTCGACAACAGCGACCTCTCGGCGTGA
- the puf60 gene encoding poly(U)-binding-splicing factor PUF60 isoform X2, with protein sequence MAAVATTTAAAPAIPLSTETVKVENGQSTAAKLGLPPLTPEQQEALQKAKKYAMEQSIKSVLVKQTIAHQQQQLTNLQMAAQRQRALAIMCRVYVGSIYYELGEDTIRQAFAPFGPIKSIDMSWDSVTMKHKGFAFVEYEVPEAAQLALEQMNSVMLGGRNIKVGRPSNIGQAQPIIDQLAEEARAFNRIYVASVHQDLSDDDIKSVFEAFGKIKSCTLARDPTTGKHKGYGFIEYEKAQSSQDAVSSMNLFDLGGQYLRVGKAVTPPMPLLTPATPGGLPPAAAVAAAAATAKITAQEAVAGVTGAAVLSTLTTPGLVTPALTLAQPLGALPQAVMAAQAPGVITGVTPARPPLPVTIPQVGVVNPILASPPALGLLEAKKEKEEEEVFQDSERPEMLSEQEHMSISGSSARHMVMQKLLRKQESTVMVLRNMVDPKDIDDDLEGEVTEECGKFGAVNRVIIYQEKQGEEEDAEIIVKIFVEFSMASETHKAIQALNGRWFAGRKVVAEVYDQERFDNSDLSA encoded by the exons ATGGCGGCGGTGGCGACGACGACGGCGGCGGCCCCAGCGATCCCCCTG AGCACAGAGACGGTCAAGGTTGAAAATGGACAGAGCACGGCAGCCAAGTTGGGCCTCCCTCCCCTCACCCCCGAGCAGCAAGAGGCTCTCCAGAAG GCCAAGAAGTACGCGATGGAGCAGAGCATCAAGAGCGTCCTGGTCAAGCAGACCATCGcccaccagcagcagcagctcacCAACCTGCAG ATGGCGGCCCAGAGGCAGCGGGCCCTGGCCATCATGTGCCGGGTCTACGTGGGGTCCATCTACTACGAACTGGGGGAGGACACCATCCGGCAGGCCTTTGCCCCCTTCGGCCCCATCAAGAGCATCGACATGTCCTGGGACTCCGTCACCATGAAGCACAAG GGCTTTGCCTTTGTGGAATACGAGGTGCCGGAAGCGGCCCAGTTGGCCCTGGAGCAGATGAACTCGGTCATGCTGGGCGGACGGAACATCAAG GTGGGGCGGCCCAGCAACATTGGCCAGGCGCAGCCCATCATCGACCAGCTGGCGGAGGAGGCCCGGGCCTTCAACCGCATCTACGTGGCCTCCGTCCACCAGGACCTCTCGGACGACGACATCAAGAGCGTCTTTGAGGCCTTTGGGAAGATCAAGTCCTGCACGCTGGCCAGGGACCCCACCACGGGGAAGCACAAGGGCTACGGCTTCATTG AGTACGAGAAGGCCCAGTCGTCCCAGGACGCCGTCTCCTCCATGAACCTCTTTGACCTGGGCGGCCAGTACCTGCGGGTGGGCAAAGCGGTGACGCCCCCCATGCCGCTCCTGACGCCCGCCACCCCCGGGGGCCTCCCCCCGGCAGCAGCAGTGGCAGCCGCAGCAGCAACGGCCAAGATCACCGCTCAG GAAGCAGTGGCCGGCGTGACGGGTGCCGCTGTTCTGAGCACACTGACCACTCCAGGGCTGGTGACGCCGGCCCTGACCCTGGCGCAGCCCTTGGGGGCCTTGCCACAGGCCGTGATGGCCGCCCAGGCGCCAGGAGTCATCACAG GCGTGACCCCGGCCCGCCCGCCCCTCCCGGTGACCATCCCCCAGGTGGGGGTGGTGAACCCCATCCTGGCCAGCCCCCCGGCCCTGGGCCTGCTGGAGgccaagaaggagaaggaggaggaggaggtcttCCAGGACTCGGAGCGGCCGGAGATGCTGAGCGAGCAGGAGCACATGAGCATCTCGGGGAGCAGCGCCCGGCACATGGTCATGCAGAAGCTCCTCCGGAAGCAGGAG TCGACGGTGATGGTGCTGCGCAACATGGTGGACCCCAAGGACATCGACGACGACCTGGAGGGAGAGGTGACGGAGGAGTGCGGCAAGTTCGGGGCCGTCAACCGGGTCATCATCTACCAGGAGAAGCAGGGCGAGGAGGAGGACGCCGAGATCATCGTCAAGATCTTCGTGGAGTTCTCCATGGCCTCAGAGACTCACAAGGCCATCCAGGCCCTGAACGGCCGCTGGTTCGCCGGGAGGAAGGTGGTGGCCGAGGTCTACGACCAGGAACGCTTCGACAACAGCGACCTCTCGGCGTGA